One Elephas maximus indicus isolate mEleMax1 chromosome X, mEleMax1 primary haplotype, whole genome shotgun sequence DNA segment encodes these proteins:
- the BCOR gene encoding BCL-6 corepressor isoform X1, whose amino-acid sequence MLSATPLYGNVHSWMNSERVRMCGINEDRKIPVSDGDASKARLELREENPLNHTVVDATTAHRIDGLAALSMDRTGLIREGLRVPGNIVYSSLCGLGSEKGREAATSTLGGLGFSSERNPEMQFKQNTPETVEASTVSGKPPNGFSAIYKTPPGIQKSAVPTAETLGLDRPASDKQSPLNINGASYLRLPWVNPYMEGATPAIYPFLDSPNKYSLNMYKALLPQQSYSLAQPLYSPVCTNGERFLYLPPPHYVSPHIPSSLASPMRLSTPSASPAIPPLVHCADKSLPWKMGVSPGNPVESHAYPHIQNSKQPRVPPAKAVASGLPGDTALLLPPSPRPSPRVHLPTQPAADTYSEFHKHYARISTSPSVTLSKPYMTVSSEFPTARLSNGKYPKAPEGGEGAQPVPGHARKTVVQDRKDGGSPPLLEKQTVTKDVTDKPLDLSSKVVDVDASKADHMKKMAPTVLVHSRGGSGLVLSGSELPKETLSPPGNGCAIYRSEIISTAPSSWVVPGPSPNEENNGKSMPLKNKALDWAIPQQRSSSCPRMGGTDAVISNVSGSVSSAGRPASASPAPNANADGTKTSRSSMDTTPSVIQHVGQPPTTPAKHSGSTSSKGTKASNPEPSFKANENGLPPSSIFLSPNEAFRSPPIPYPRSYLPYPAPEGIAISPLSLHGKGPVYPHPVLLPNGSLFPGHLAPKPGLPYGLPTGRPEFVTYQDALGLGMVHPMLIPHTPIEISKEEKPERRSRSHERARYEDPTLRNRFSEMLEASSTKLHPEVPADKSSKANPSWNQGKTVVKSDKLVYVDLLREEQDTKTDTNVSKPSFAAESVGQSTEPTKPPADPGLQQHRDFIALREELGHISDFNEPYAFKQAPGQSMFSLSKETVPAGTNKENLGVPVATSFLEPALGGDGPAITFGKTQEEPKPFCVGSAPPSSVDGTPTYTKDGSDDAESNDGKVLKPKPSKLAKRIANSAGYVGDRFKCVTTELYADSSQLSREQRALQMEGLQEDSILCLPAAYCERAMMRFSELEMKEREGGHPATKDSEVCKFSPADWERLKGNQDKKPKSVALEEAIADQNDSERCEYSAGNKLDPFEAQEDKDLPVEKFFVERQPLSEPPTDPVAVDMPHSPTLRLDRKRKVSGDTVQNETAVEDTPEDPLLKAKRRRVSKDDWPEREMTNNSSNHLEDPHYNELTNLKVCIELTGLHPKKQRHLLHLRERWEHQVSPAESKPGRQNRKEVTQAVQPEVTAQGNNITEEKPSRKRSEAKGNRSWSEESLKSNDNEQGLPVFSGSPPMKSLSSTNANGKKQTQPSCTPASRLPAKQQKIKESQKTDVLCTDEDEDCQAASLLQKYTDSSEKPSGKRLCKTKHLIPQEPRRGLSLTGDYYVENADGKVTVRRFRKRPEPTSDYDLSPAKQEQKPFDRLQQFLPASQSSQLPRATSPQETTQSRPMPPEARRLIVNKNAGETLLQRAARLGYEEVVLYCLENKICDVNHRDNAGYCALHEACARGWLNIVRHLLEYGADVNCSAQDGTRPLHDAVENDHLEIVRLLLSYGADPTLATYSGRTIMKMTHSELMERFLTDYLNDLQGRSDDDSNGSWDFYGSSVCEPNDESGYDVLANPPGPEDLEEDDDAYSDVFEFEFSESPLLPCYNIQVSVSQGPRNWLLLSDVLKKLKMSSRIFRCNFPNVEVVTIAEAEFYRQVSASLLFSCSKDLEAFNPESKELLDLVEFTSDLPALLGSSVEWLHPSDMTSDDYW is encoded by the exons GTGGATGCAACTACAGCCCATCGGATTGATGGCCTGGCAGCGCTGAGCATGGACCGCACTGGCCTGATCCGCGAAGGGCTCCGTGTCCCGGGGAACATCGTCTACTCTAGCTTGTGTGGACTGGGCTCAGAGAAAGGTCGAGAGGCTGCCACGAGCACGCTAGGTGGTCTTGGGTTTTCTTCTGAAAGAAATCCAGAGATGCAGTTCAAACAGAATACACCCGAGACAGTGGAGGCTTCCACTGTCTCTGGAAAACCCCCGAATGGCTTCAGTGCTATCTACAAAACACCACCTGGAATACAAAAAAGTGCTGTGCCCACGGCGGAAACGCTGGGCTTGGACAGGCCTGCAAGTGACAAACAGAGCCCTCTCAACATCAATGGTGCTAGTTACCTGCGGCTGCCCTGGGTCAATCCTTACATGGAGGGGGCCACACCAGCCATTTACCCTTTCCTCGACTCGCCAAATAAGTATTCACTGAACATGTACAAGGCATTGCTACCTCAGCAGTCCTACAGCTTAGCCCAGCCGCTGTACTCCCCTGTCTGCACCAACGGGGAGCGCTTTCTCTACCTGCCACCGCCTCACTACGTCAGTCCCCACATCCCATCATCCTTGGCTTCGCCCATGAGGCTCTCCACACCGTCAGCCTCCCCTGCCATCCCACCTCTTGTCCACTGTGCAGACAAAAGCCTACCGTGGAAGATGGGCGTCAGTCCTGGGAACCCCGTTGAGTCACATGCCTATCCCCACATCCAGAACAGTAAACAACCCAGGGTGCCCCCTGCCAAGGCGGTCGCTAGTGGCCTCCCAGGGGACACAGCTCTCCTGCTGCCCCCTTCACCTCGGCCTTCGCCCCGTGTCCACCTCCCTACACAGCCTGCTGCAGACACCTACTCAGAATTCCACAAGCACTACGCCAGGATCTCCACCTCTCCCTCAGTCACCCTGTCGAAGCCATACATGACGGTCAGCAGCGAGTTCCCCACAGCCAGGCTGTCCAATGGCAAGTATCCTAAGGCTCCGGAAGGGGGTGAAGGTGCCCAACCAGTTCCTGGGCATGCCCGGAAAACAGTGGTTCAAGACAGAAAAGATGGCGGCTCACCTCCTCTGTTGGAGAAGCAGACAGTTACCAAAGACGTCACTGATAAGCCACTAGACTTGTCTTCTAAAGTGGTGGACGTGGATGCCTCCAAAGCTGACCACATGAAAAAGATGGCTCCCACGGTCTTAGTTCACAGCAGAGGTGGAAGTGGCTTAGTGCTCTCTGGAAGTGAGCTTCCGAAAGAAACATTATCTCCTCCAGGAAATGGCTGTGCTATCTATAGATCTGAAATCATTAGCACTGCTCCCTCATCCTGGGTGGTGCCCGGGCCAAGTCCTAACGAAGAGAACAATGGCAAAAGCATGCCACTGAAAAACAAAGCATTGGACTGGGCGATACCGCAGCAGCGGAGTTCTTCTTGTCCCCGCATGGGTGGCACAGACGCCGTGATCAGTAATGTTTCGGGGTCAGTGTCGAGCGCAGGCCGTCCAGCCTCCGCTTCGCCCGCCCCAAATGCCAATGCAGATGGCACCAAGACAAGCCGGAGCTCCATGGACACCACGCCATCCGTCATTCAGCATGTGGGCCAGCCCCCGACCACGCCTGCCAAGCATAGTGGCAGCACCAGCAGCAAGGGCACCAAAGCCAGCAACCCAGAACCGAGTTTCAAAGCAAATGAGAATGGCCTCCCGCCAAGCTCAATATTTCTATCTCCAAATGAGGCATTCAGGTCCCCACCAATCCCCTACCCCAGGAGTTACCTCCCTTACCCAGCGCCCGAGGGCATTGCTATCAGTCCCCTCTCCTTACATGGCAAGGGACCTGTCTACCCTCACCCAGTTTTGCTACCAAATGGCAGTCTCTTTCCTGGGCACCTTGCCCCAAAGCCTGGACTGCCCTATGGGCTGCCCACAGGTCGGCCGGAGTTTGTGACCTACCAAGATGCACTGGGTTTGGGCATGGTGCATCCCATGCTGATACCACACACGCCCATAGAGATCTCTAAAGAGGAGAAACCAGAGAGGAGGTCCCGGTCTCATGAGAGAGCCCGCTACGAGGACCCAACTCTTCGGAATCGGTTTTCTGAGATGTTGGAAGCCAGCAGCACCAAGTTACATCCAGAAGTCCCCGCTGACAAGAGTTCGAAGGCAAACCCCAGCTGGAATCAAGGGAAAACCGTTGTCAAAAGCGACAAGCTCGTCTATGTAGACCTTCTCCGAGAAGAACAAGATActaaaacagacacaaatgtgTCCAAACCTAGCTTCGCAGCTGAGAGTGTTGGCCAGAGCACAGAGCCCACCAAGCCCCCGGCTGACCCGGGCCTGCAGCAGCACCGGGATTTCATCGCCCTGAGGGAGGAACTGGGGCACATCAGCGACTTCAACGAACCATATGCTTTCAAACAGGCCCCAGGCCAGTCGATGTTCAGCTTAAGCAAGGAGACTGTTCCAGCGggtaccaacaaagagaacctgGGGGTGCCTGTTGCGACTTCATTCCTTGAGCCGGCTCTGGGGGGCGATGGCCCTGCCATAACTTTTGGTAAAACCCAAGAGGAGCCCAAACCATTTTGTGTAGGCAGTGCCCCCCCGTCGAGTGTGGATGGCACCCCCACCTATACCAAAGATGGATCTGATGATGCCGAATCAAATGATGGCAAAGTTCTGAAACCGAAGCCATCCAAACTGGCGAAAAGAATTGCAAACTCCGCTGGTTACGTTGGTGACCGATTCAAGTGTGTCACTACCGAACTGTACGCGGATTCCAGTCAGCTCAGCCGAGAACAGCGGGCATTGCAG ATGGAAGGATTACAAGAGGACAGTATTTTATGTCTACCCGCTGCTTACTGTGAG CGTGCAATGATGCGCTTCTCCGAGTTGGAGATGAAAGAGCGAGAAGGTGGCCACCCAGCAACCAAAGACTCCGAGGTGTGCAAATTCAGCCCAGCAGACTGGGAGAGGctgaaaggaaatcaggacaaaAAGCCAAAGTCGGTCGCCCTGGAGGAGGCCATTGCAGACCAGAATGACAGTGAGAGAT gcgAGTATAGTGCTGGGAACAAACTTGATCCCTTTGAAGCCCAGGAAGACAAAGATCTCCCTGTGGAGAAGTTTTTCGTGGAGAGGCAGCCTCTGAGCGAGCCGCccactgacccagtggctgtggACATGCCCCACAGTCCCACCCTCCGACTAGACAGAAAACGCAAAGTCTCAGGGGACACCGTCCAAAATGAGACCGCTGTGGAAGATACGCCAGAGGACCCCCTGCTAAAAGCCAAGCGGAGACGGGTCTCAAAAG ATGACTGGCCTGAGAGGGAAATGACAAACAATTCCTCTAACCACTTAGAAGACCCACATTATAATGAGCTGACCAACCTGAAGGTGTGCATTGAATTAACAGGGCTCCATCCTAAAAAGCAACGCCACTTGCTGCACCTTAGAGAACGCTGGGAGCACCAAGTGTCACCAGCAGAGAGCAAACCTGGCCGACAAAACAGGAAGGAAGTGACCCAGGCAGTTCAGCCTGAGGTCACTGCCCAGGGGAATAACATCACCGAAGAGAAACCCAGCAGGAAAAGATCAGAGGCCAAAGGCAATAGAAGCTGGTCGGAAGAGTCCCTCAAATCCAATGACAATGAACAAG GCTTGCCTGTGTTCTCCGGCTCTCCGCCCATGAAGAGCCTTTCATCCACCAATGCAAACGGCAAAAAGCAGACCCAGCCAAGCTGTACGCCAGCCTCGAGGCTGCCTGCCAAACAGCAGAAAATTAAAGAAAGCCAGAAGACAGATGTGCTGTGCACAGACGAAGACGAGGATTGCCAGGCCGCCTCCCTGCTGCAGAAATACACCGACAGCAGCGAGAAGCCATCCGGGAAGAGACTGTGCAAAACTAAGCACTTGATACCTCAGGAACCCAGGCGGGGCCTGTCACTGACAGGAGACTACTACGTGGAGAATGCTGACGGCAAG GTGACCGTCCGAAGATTCCGCAAGCGACCAGAGCCCACTTCAGACTATGATCTGTCACCAGCCAAGCAGGAGCAGAAGCCCTTTGACCGTTTGCAACAGTTTCTCCCAGCTTCCCAGTCCTCACAGCTGCCACGTGCAACTTCCCCTCAAGAGACGACACAGTCGCGCCCGATGCCACCTGAAGCCCGGAGACTGATTGTCAATAAGAATGCTGGTGAGACCCTCCTGCAGCGGGCTGCCCGGCTTGGCTACGAG GAAGTGGTCTTGTACTGCCTGGAGAACAAGATTTGTGACGTGAATCATCGAGACAATGCAGGTTACTGTGCCCTGCATGAAGCTTGTGCAAGGGGCTGGCTCAACATCGTGCGACACCTCCTTGAATATGGTGCAGACGTCAACTGCAGCGCCCAGGATGGAACCAG GCCTCTCCATGACGCAGTCGAGAATGATCACTTGGAAATTGTTCGCCTGCTCCTTTCCTACGGTGCTGACCCCACTCTGGCTACGTACTCAGGTAGAACCATCATGAAAATGACTCACAGCGAACTTATGGAAAGGTTTTTAACAG ATTATTTAAATGACCTTCAGGGTCGCAGTGATGATGACTCCAATGGCTCTTGGGACTTCTATGGCAGCTCTGTGTGTG AACCAAATGATGAAAGTGGATATGATGTTTTGGCAAACCCACCAGGACCAGAGGACCTGGAGGAGGATGATGATGCCTATAGCGATgtatttgaatttgaattttcagAAAGCCCCCTCTTACCGTGTTACAACATCCAAGTGTCTGTCTCTCAAGG GCCACGAAATTGGCTATTGCTTTCAGACGTGCTTAAGAAATTGAAAATGTCATCCCGCATATTCCGCTGCAATTTTCCAAATGTGGAAGTTGTCACAATTGCAGAGGCAGAGTTTTACCGTCAGGTTTCAGCAAGTCTGTTGTTCTCTTGCTCCAAAGACCTGGAAGCCTTCAACCCTGAAAGCAAGGAGCTGTTAGAcctggtagaattcaccagcgaCCTGCCGGCTCTGCTTGGCTCCTCTGTGGAGTGGCTACACCCCAGCGACATGACCTCGGATGACTACTGGTGA
- the BCOR gene encoding BCL-6 corepressor isoform X3 → MLSATPLYGNVHSWMNSERVRMCGINEDRKIPVSDGDASKARLELREENPLNHTVVDATTAHRIDGLAALSMDRTGLIREGLRVPGNIVYSSLCGLGSEKGREAATSTLGGLGFSSERNPEMQFKQNTPETVEASTVSGKPPNGFSAIYKTPPGIQKSAVPTAETLGLDRPASDKQSPLNINGASYLRLPWVNPYMEGATPAIYPFLDSPNKYSLNMYKALLPQQSYSLAQPLYSPVCTNGERFLYLPPPHYVSPHIPSSLASPMRLSTPSASPAIPPLVHCADKSLPWKMGVSPGNPVESHAYPHIQNSKQPRVPPAKAVASGLPGDTALLLPPSPRPSPRVHLPTQPAADTYSEFHKHYARISTSPSVTLSKPYMTVSSEFPTARLSNGKYPKAPEGGEGAQPVPGHARKTVVQDRKDGGSPPLLEKQTVTKDVTDKPLDLSSKVVDVDASKADHMKKMAPTVLVHSRGGSGLVLSGSELPKETLSPPGNGCAIYRSEIISTAPSSWVVPGPSPNEENNGKSMPLKNKALDWAIPQQRSSSCPRMGGTDAVISNVSGSVSSAGRPASASPAPNANADGTKTSRSSMDTTPSVIQHVGQPPTTPAKHSGSTSSKGTKASNPEPSFKANENGLPPSSIFLSPNEAFRSPPIPYPRSYLPYPAPEGIAISPLSLHGKGPVYPHPVLLPNGSLFPGHLAPKPGLPYGLPTGRPEFVTYQDALGLGMVHPMLIPHTPIEISKEEKPERRSRSHERARYEDPTLRNRFSEMLEASSTKLHPEVPADKSSKANPSWNQGKTVVKSDKLVYVDLLREEQDTKTDTNVSKPSFAAESVGQSTEPTKPPADPGLQQHRDFIALREELGHISDFNEPYAFKQAPGQSMFSLSKETVPAGTNKENLGVPVATSFLEPALGGDGPAITFGKTQEEPKPFCVGSAPPSSVDGTPTYTKDGSDDAESNDGKVLKPKPSKLAKRIANSAGYVGDRFKCVTTELYADSSQLSREQRALQMEGLQEDSILCLPAAYCERAMMRFSELEMKEREGGHPATKDSEVCKFSPADWERLKGNQDKKPKSVALEEAIADQNDSERCEYSAGNKLDPFEAQEDKDLPVEKFFVERQPLSEPPTDPVAVDMPHSPTLRLDRKRKVSGDTVQNETAVEDTPEDPLLKAKRRRVSKGLHPKKQRHLLHLRERWEHQVSPAESKPGRQNRKEVTQAVQPEVTAQGNNITEEKPSRKRSEAKGNRSWSEESLKSNDNEQGLPVFSGSPPMKSLSSTNANGKKQTQPSCTPASRLPAKQQKIKESQKTDVLCTDEDEDCQAASLLQKYTDSSEKPSGKRLCKTKHLIPQEPRRGLSLTGDYYVENADGKVTVRRFRKRPEPTSDYDLSPAKQEQKPFDRLQQFLPASQSSQLPRATSPQETTQSRPMPPEARRLIVNKNAGETLLQRAARLGYEEVVLYCLENKICDVNHRDNAGYCALHEACARGWLNIVRHLLEYGADVNCSAQDGTRPLHDAVENDHLEIVRLLLSYGADPTLATYSGRTIMKMTHSELMERFLTDYLNDLQGRSDDDSNGSWDFYGSSVCEPNDESGYDVLANPPGPEDLEEDDDAYSDVFEFEFSESPLLPCYNIQVSVSQGPRNWLLLSDVLKKLKMSSRIFRCNFPNVEVVTIAEAEFYRQVSASLLFSCSKDLEAFNPESKELLDLVEFTSDLPALLGSSVEWLHPSDMTSDDYW, encoded by the exons GTGGATGCAACTACAGCCCATCGGATTGATGGCCTGGCAGCGCTGAGCATGGACCGCACTGGCCTGATCCGCGAAGGGCTCCGTGTCCCGGGGAACATCGTCTACTCTAGCTTGTGTGGACTGGGCTCAGAGAAAGGTCGAGAGGCTGCCACGAGCACGCTAGGTGGTCTTGGGTTTTCTTCTGAAAGAAATCCAGAGATGCAGTTCAAACAGAATACACCCGAGACAGTGGAGGCTTCCACTGTCTCTGGAAAACCCCCGAATGGCTTCAGTGCTATCTACAAAACACCACCTGGAATACAAAAAAGTGCTGTGCCCACGGCGGAAACGCTGGGCTTGGACAGGCCTGCAAGTGACAAACAGAGCCCTCTCAACATCAATGGTGCTAGTTACCTGCGGCTGCCCTGGGTCAATCCTTACATGGAGGGGGCCACACCAGCCATTTACCCTTTCCTCGACTCGCCAAATAAGTATTCACTGAACATGTACAAGGCATTGCTACCTCAGCAGTCCTACAGCTTAGCCCAGCCGCTGTACTCCCCTGTCTGCACCAACGGGGAGCGCTTTCTCTACCTGCCACCGCCTCACTACGTCAGTCCCCACATCCCATCATCCTTGGCTTCGCCCATGAGGCTCTCCACACCGTCAGCCTCCCCTGCCATCCCACCTCTTGTCCACTGTGCAGACAAAAGCCTACCGTGGAAGATGGGCGTCAGTCCTGGGAACCCCGTTGAGTCACATGCCTATCCCCACATCCAGAACAGTAAACAACCCAGGGTGCCCCCTGCCAAGGCGGTCGCTAGTGGCCTCCCAGGGGACACAGCTCTCCTGCTGCCCCCTTCACCTCGGCCTTCGCCCCGTGTCCACCTCCCTACACAGCCTGCTGCAGACACCTACTCAGAATTCCACAAGCACTACGCCAGGATCTCCACCTCTCCCTCAGTCACCCTGTCGAAGCCATACATGACGGTCAGCAGCGAGTTCCCCACAGCCAGGCTGTCCAATGGCAAGTATCCTAAGGCTCCGGAAGGGGGTGAAGGTGCCCAACCAGTTCCTGGGCATGCCCGGAAAACAGTGGTTCAAGACAGAAAAGATGGCGGCTCACCTCCTCTGTTGGAGAAGCAGACAGTTACCAAAGACGTCACTGATAAGCCACTAGACTTGTCTTCTAAAGTGGTGGACGTGGATGCCTCCAAAGCTGACCACATGAAAAAGATGGCTCCCACGGTCTTAGTTCACAGCAGAGGTGGAAGTGGCTTAGTGCTCTCTGGAAGTGAGCTTCCGAAAGAAACATTATCTCCTCCAGGAAATGGCTGTGCTATCTATAGATCTGAAATCATTAGCACTGCTCCCTCATCCTGGGTGGTGCCCGGGCCAAGTCCTAACGAAGAGAACAATGGCAAAAGCATGCCACTGAAAAACAAAGCATTGGACTGGGCGATACCGCAGCAGCGGAGTTCTTCTTGTCCCCGCATGGGTGGCACAGACGCCGTGATCAGTAATGTTTCGGGGTCAGTGTCGAGCGCAGGCCGTCCAGCCTCCGCTTCGCCCGCCCCAAATGCCAATGCAGATGGCACCAAGACAAGCCGGAGCTCCATGGACACCACGCCATCCGTCATTCAGCATGTGGGCCAGCCCCCGACCACGCCTGCCAAGCATAGTGGCAGCACCAGCAGCAAGGGCACCAAAGCCAGCAACCCAGAACCGAGTTTCAAAGCAAATGAGAATGGCCTCCCGCCAAGCTCAATATTTCTATCTCCAAATGAGGCATTCAGGTCCCCACCAATCCCCTACCCCAGGAGTTACCTCCCTTACCCAGCGCCCGAGGGCATTGCTATCAGTCCCCTCTCCTTACATGGCAAGGGACCTGTCTACCCTCACCCAGTTTTGCTACCAAATGGCAGTCTCTTTCCTGGGCACCTTGCCCCAAAGCCTGGACTGCCCTATGGGCTGCCCACAGGTCGGCCGGAGTTTGTGACCTACCAAGATGCACTGGGTTTGGGCATGGTGCATCCCATGCTGATACCACACACGCCCATAGAGATCTCTAAAGAGGAGAAACCAGAGAGGAGGTCCCGGTCTCATGAGAGAGCCCGCTACGAGGACCCAACTCTTCGGAATCGGTTTTCTGAGATGTTGGAAGCCAGCAGCACCAAGTTACATCCAGAAGTCCCCGCTGACAAGAGTTCGAAGGCAAACCCCAGCTGGAATCAAGGGAAAACCGTTGTCAAAAGCGACAAGCTCGTCTATGTAGACCTTCTCCGAGAAGAACAAGATActaaaacagacacaaatgtgTCCAAACCTAGCTTCGCAGCTGAGAGTGTTGGCCAGAGCACAGAGCCCACCAAGCCCCCGGCTGACCCGGGCCTGCAGCAGCACCGGGATTTCATCGCCCTGAGGGAGGAACTGGGGCACATCAGCGACTTCAACGAACCATATGCTTTCAAACAGGCCCCAGGCCAGTCGATGTTCAGCTTAAGCAAGGAGACTGTTCCAGCGggtaccaacaaagagaacctgGGGGTGCCTGTTGCGACTTCATTCCTTGAGCCGGCTCTGGGGGGCGATGGCCCTGCCATAACTTTTGGTAAAACCCAAGAGGAGCCCAAACCATTTTGTGTAGGCAGTGCCCCCCCGTCGAGTGTGGATGGCACCCCCACCTATACCAAAGATGGATCTGATGATGCCGAATCAAATGATGGCAAAGTTCTGAAACCGAAGCCATCCAAACTGGCGAAAAGAATTGCAAACTCCGCTGGTTACGTTGGTGACCGATTCAAGTGTGTCACTACCGAACTGTACGCGGATTCCAGTCAGCTCAGCCGAGAACAGCGGGCATTGCAG ATGGAAGGATTACAAGAGGACAGTATTTTATGTCTACCCGCTGCTTACTGTGAG CGTGCAATGATGCGCTTCTCCGAGTTGGAGATGAAAGAGCGAGAAGGTGGCCACCCAGCAACCAAAGACTCCGAGGTGTGCAAATTCAGCCCAGCAGACTGGGAGAGGctgaaaggaaatcaggacaaaAAGCCAAAGTCGGTCGCCCTGGAGGAGGCCATTGCAGACCAGAATGACAGTGAGAGAT gcgAGTATAGTGCTGGGAACAAACTTGATCCCTTTGAAGCCCAGGAAGACAAAGATCTCCCTGTGGAGAAGTTTTTCGTGGAGAGGCAGCCTCTGAGCGAGCCGCccactgacccagtggctgtggACATGCCCCACAGTCCCACCCTCCGACTAGACAGAAAACGCAAAGTCTCAGGGGACACCGTCCAAAATGAGACCGCTGTGGAAGATACGCCAGAGGACCCCCTGCTAAAAGCCAAGCGGAGACGGGTCTCAAAAG GGCTCCATCCTAAAAAGCAACGCCACTTGCTGCACCTTAGAGAACGCTGGGAGCACCAAGTGTCACCAGCAGAGAGCAAACCTGGCCGACAAAACAGGAAGGAAGTGACCCAGGCAGTTCAGCCTGAGGTCACTGCCCAGGGGAATAACATCACCGAAGAGAAACCCAGCAGGAAAAGATCAGAGGCCAAAGGCAATAGAAGCTGGTCGGAAGAGTCCCTCAAATCCAATGACAATGAACAAG GCTTGCCTGTGTTCTCCGGCTCTCCGCCCATGAAGAGCCTTTCATCCACCAATGCAAACGGCAAAAAGCAGACCCAGCCAAGCTGTACGCCAGCCTCGAGGCTGCCTGCCAAACAGCAGAAAATTAAAGAAAGCCAGAAGACAGATGTGCTGTGCACAGACGAAGACGAGGATTGCCAGGCCGCCTCCCTGCTGCAGAAATACACCGACAGCAGCGAGAAGCCATCCGGGAAGAGACTGTGCAAAACTAAGCACTTGATACCTCAGGAACCCAGGCGGGGCCTGTCACTGACAGGAGACTACTACGTGGAGAATGCTGACGGCAAG GTGACCGTCCGAAGATTCCGCAAGCGACCAGAGCCCACTTCAGACTATGATCTGTCACCAGCCAAGCAGGAGCAGAAGCCCTTTGACCGTTTGCAACAGTTTCTCCCAGCTTCCCAGTCCTCACAGCTGCCACGTGCAACTTCCCCTCAAGAGACGACACAGTCGCGCCCGATGCCACCTGAAGCCCGGAGACTGATTGTCAATAAGAATGCTGGTGAGACCCTCCTGCAGCGGGCTGCCCGGCTTGGCTACGAG GAAGTGGTCTTGTACTGCCTGGAGAACAAGATTTGTGACGTGAATCATCGAGACAATGCAGGTTACTGTGCCCTGCATGAAGCTTGTGCAAGGGGCTGGCTCAACATCGTGCGACACCTCCTTGAATATGGTGCAGACGTCAACTGCAGCGCCCAGGATGGAACCAG GCCTCTCCATGACGCAGTCGAGAATGATCACTTGGAAATTGTTCGCCTGCTCCTTTCCTACGGTGCTGACCCCACTCTGGCTACGTACTCAGGTAGAACCATCATGAAAATGACTCACAGCGAACTTATGGAAAGGTTTTTAACAG ATTATTTAAATGACCTTCAGGGTCGCAGTGATGATGACTCCAATGGCTCTTGGGACTTCTATGGCAGCTCTGTGTGTG AACCAAATGATGAAAGTGGATATGATGTTTTGGCAAACCCACCAGGACCAGAGGACCTGGAGGAGGATGATGATGCCTATAGCGATgtatttgaatttgaattttcagAAAGCCCCCTCTTACCGTGTTACAACATCCAAGTGTCTGTCTCTCAAGG GCCACGAAATTGGCTATTGCTTTCAGACGTGCTTAAGAAATTGAAAATGTCATCCCGCATATTCCGCTGCAATTTTCCAAATGTGGAAGTTGTCACAATTGCAGAGGCAGAGTTTTACCGTCAGGTTTCAGCAAGTCTGTTGTTCTCTTGCTCCAAAGACCTGGAAGCCTTCAACCCTGAAAGCAAGGAGCTGTTAGAcctggtagaattcaccagcgaCCTGCCGGCTCTGCTTGGCTCCTCTGTGGAGTGGCTACACCCCAGCGACATGACCTCGGATGACTACTGGTGA